From the genome of Clostridium cylindrosporum DSM 605:
CTCCTGGCACACGGCTTAGAAGGCCGTTGCTCTATCCAACTGAGCTAAAGGCGCATGTCTCGTCGTTTGGTTTCCCTCTCGACAAGATATATCTTACTACTATTAGAAAAAATCTATTTACTTAAAAACAATAGTATAAATTAATTATATTAACTATTCTTTCTTATACGATTACTTTCTAGTTTTTACGACATATGACACTCCTGGTTGTGTTGTTATTATATATATTATAATTACTGCCTTTTTATACATTATATAGTGGATGTATTATAAAATAAAGCTGTAGTAATCAGATAACGCCCTCTCTCCTATACTACAACTTTATTAGTTGTTTATCCAATAACTAACCTCTTTTGATATACTCACTTCTATAAGCAGCTCTAAATTCCTTTATACAACTTCTAAGAATTAAGAGGTCCGTTTATATTTGATATTCTATATTAACCTCGACCTCTTTAAAAAACTCATTATATATCTGTTTTCTTACCCTTGCATAATCAAGACTACTACGATCCCTTGGCCTTGGAAGCTCTACCTTTACTATTTTCTTTATAGATCCTGGCCTACTAGACATTACAACCACCCTATCCCCTAGAAATACAGCTTCATCTATATCATGGGTAACCATAATCATTGTAGTCTTCTCCTCTTCCCATATTCTAAGTATTTCTTTTTGCATGTTAATTCTAGTCATTGCATCTAATGCCCCAAATGGTTCATCAAGAAGAAGTATCTTAGGGTTATTAACAAGACTCCTCGCTATACTTGCTCTTTGCTGCATTCCCCCTGATAGTTGATGAGGGTATGCCTTTTCAAACCCTTTAAGTCCAACAAGTTCAATATTGTGCTTAATAAGCTTTTCTCTTTGAACTTCATTAACCCTATCTCTAAATCCAAAGGATATATTCTCCTCTACAGTAAGCCACGGAAATAATCTTGATTCTTGAAATACAACTCCTCTGTCTACACTAGGCCTCCCTATAAGCTTATCTCCAAGTAGAATTTTCCCATCATAGTCATCTTCAAGTCCTAGTATTAATCTTAAAAGTGTACTTTTGCCACAACCACTTGCCCCTACTATAGAAATAAACTCTCCTGGCTTCACAGTAAGATTAACATCCTCTAATACATCTATATTCTTACCTTCTACCTCAAATCCTTTGCTTAATGACTCTATCCTAATAGTATTAGTCATAACCTCACCTCCCTAGTTTTTAATATTTACATTCCACTTTAATGTCTTTGCTTCTACTAACTTAATTCCCTTATCAACTAATATACCAACTACACCTATTGAAAAAACTCCTACAAACATATCCGCTGGTTGAAGTATTTCCCTACTATACATTATCTTATATCCTATCCCTGAAGCAGATGATATTAACTCAGCTGCAACTACACACATCCAGGCTGTACTTACCCCTATCTTAATACCTGTAAATATAGCAGGAAGTGCTGCAGGGAAAACAACCTTAAAAAGTGTTTCCTTCTTACTTTTTTCTAGAACCTTTGCAACCTCAAGGTATTTAATATCAACTGACTTTATACCATGGATAACATTTATAAGAACTGGCCAAAATGTTCCTATAGCTATAACACTAACCTTTGAACCCTCTTCAATTCCCATCCATAGAATAAGAACAGGCATCCACGCAATAATTGGAATAGGCCTTAAAAAACTTAAAGTACTACTTAGTGCTTCATTAACCTTTTTGAATAATGCCATTAATGTTCCAACGATAACTCCAAGTAGAGCACCTATAAAAAAACCTTGTACAACTCTGAAAAGACTTATAGACATATGAGTTAAAAGTTCTCCTGACTTAACCAGTGATATAAAAGTTATAAATATATCCTTAGGTGAAGGTAAAATCAAAGGTTTAATATATCCTAGCCTTGAAAAAGCCTCCCATAGAAGTATTATTACTAAAGGAGTTACAATTCCAAGGTTTATAATTCCTTTATTTATATCCTTTTTAGACTTAGGTGCTTTGACCTTATTTATTTGTTTTTTATCAGGTTTCTTAGTCCCTGTTATTATTTCCCCCATGCCATTTCTCCCTTATAGATTTATAATTATAGTTCTAAAATAAAGTTACTATTTTAGGCCAGCTTTAATTAAAAAGCTTCTATCATAAAACTTTTCTATATCTACATCCTTTTGAAGTACCTTTGATTTTCTTAGGAAGTTATAAGTTGATTTAAATTCTTTAATATTGTCATCTGTTATAGCAAGTCCTTTCTTACTATTCTTTGAAAGCTTTAATATTATGTCTTTAGGTAATAAAGACTCTGCTGCAGCTATTTTAATTGCCTCTTCATCTCCATTAAGATAAAGGTTTCTAGCTTTATCATATACTTTCAGTATTCTTGCTGTTATGTCTGGATATTCCTTAGTGAAGTCATCACTTGCTGCAATAACACCTACCACTTTCTTATATCCCCTGCCTGTTTCTATAACCTTTCCTACTCCTTTGCTTTGTGCAAGGGATAATTGAGGTTCAGAAACAACTGTTGCATCAACATTATTAGTTTCTATTGCATTTAAGCAGTCTGCAAACTTAACATTAATTAACTGAATTTCACTTTGCTTAATTCCCGCCTTTTCTAGGTATAAACTAAGTAGATGATGATTTACAGTTCCAATTGTAGTAGCTATTTTCTTACCCTTTAGGTCGTAAATTGACTTTATAGGTGAATCCTTAGGTACAAGAAGTCCTTGAAAGTCATATCCTGAATCTTGATTAGCTATTATCTTTGCATTAAGACCTTTACCTATTGCAGTGATTATAGGCTGATCCCCTAGTGTTCCTATGTCAATTTTTCCACTTATAAATGATTCAATCATAGCAGGTCCATGATCAAAATATGTGTATTGTATCTGAACTCCTTCTTTTTGAAATTCCTTTTCGAAAAGCTGTTTATTCTTAGCTATTGCAACTTCACCTGAACCTTTTATTCCTCCAATTCTTATGACTCTAGGAGCTTTTCCTTCTTTAAATGTTTCCTTACTTTCACATGAAGCTAAAATAACCAGTGTTAAAACCGCAACCATTATAAGTATCATGAAAGACTTAAATTTCATAAAAGTACCCCCTTTTTTCTATACCCATACTTAACCCTAAAACATTCATACCATATAAAACCTATCGATTTTCTTCCTCAAAGGGTAAAAAAATATAGGCTAAAAAATAAAAAACTTCTGCCTCTGTACATACAGAGGCAGAAGTCAATACTTCCGCGGTTCCACTCTGATTTATATTAGGAAAATCCTAAATAATCTCTATCAGATCCTAACAGATCCTATTCCTATAACGCGGACAAACGTAACCGCCTACTAACTTCGGCTTAACACTCCTAGGGGCACTTCAACTAAGATTTATCATAGAACTCTTTCAGCATAGTAGTTCCTCTCTGTTATGCTTCACTTAACCTACTTTTCCTAATCATCATGTTTAAAATCTTATTAATTTAGGATTATGGTATAGTCAAATACTAATTCATTTTCCAATTACTTTCAATTATATTTTTTCTATATAGTGGTACTTAATTATAGGTTTTTTCTATGAATTTTTATGATTCTTCTTTAATGTAACGAATAATACCATTTCTAGTTTATTAATATGTTTCTTGAAATATTAGACATATCATTATCTCCATGATAATATAAAACTGTATGAGGGATAATATAGTTATGTATATTAAACCTTTTATTATTTTAAGCATATTTAAAGAATGCTAGTCTATTATTAGGCTTTAAAAAAATATTTTTATAGGAGCTTTATTTTATGTTAACTAATTTATTATTAAAAATAGCTACTAAGGGAAATACAAATTATAAAAACAAAAAGATACGAAACAACGTAGGGTTTCTGTCTGGAATAGTTGGAATCATCGTAAACGTTACTTTATTTGTTCTCAAATTAATAGTTGGTATTGTAGTATCCTCTGTAGCAGTTACTGCAGATGCATTTAATAACTTATCAGATGCAGCATCATCTATAATAACAATTATTGGCTTTAAAATGGCAAGCAAACCCGCGGATAGAGACCATCCATATGGTCATGGAAGAATTGAATATATATCAGCATTGATTATTTCATTTATGGTAATGCTTGTAGGATTCCAGTTTATAAAAACATCTATTAATCGTATTATGAATCCTGAACCAGTAGCATTTGAGTGGATACCATTTATACTTTTAGCTG
Proteins encoded in this window:
- a CDS encoding ABC transporter ATP-binding protein gives rise to the protein MTNTIRIESLSKGFEVEGKNIDVLEDVNLTVKPGEFISIVGASGCGKSTLLRLILGLEDDYDGKILLGDKLIGRPSVDRGVVFQESRLFPWLTVEENISFGFRDRVNEVQREKLIKHNIELVGLKGFEKAYPHQLSGGMQQRASIARSLVNNPKILLLDEPFGALDAMTRINMQKEILRIWEEEKTTMIMVTHDIDEAVFLGDRVVVMSSRPGSIKKIVKVELPRPRDRSSLDYARVRKQIYNEFFKEVEVNIEYQI
- a CDS encoding ABC transporter substrate-binding protein, with protein sequence MKFKSFMILIMVAVLTLVILASCESKETFKEGKAPRVIRIGGIKGSGEVAIAKNKQLFEKEFQKEGVQIQYTYFDHGPAMIESFISGKIDIGTLGDQPIITAIGKGLNAKIIANQDSGYDFQGLLVPKDSPIKSIYDLKGKKIATTIGTVNHHLLSLYLEKAGIKQSEIQLINVKFADCLNAIETNNVDATVVSEPQLSLAQSKGVGKVIETGRGYKKVVGVIAASDDFTKEYPDITARILKVYDKARNLYLNGDEEAIKIAAAESLLPKDIILKLSKNSKKGLAITDDNIKEFKSTYNFLRKSKVLQKDVDIEKFYDRSFLIKAGLK
- a CDS encoding ABC transporter permease, producing MGEIITGTKKPDKKQINKVKAPKSKKDINKGIINLGIVTPLVIILLWEAFSRLGYIKPLILPSPKDIFITFISLVKSGELLTHMSISLFRVVQGFFIGALLGVIVGTLMALFKKVNEALSSTLSFLRPIPIIAWMPVLILWMGIEEGSKVSVIAIGTFWPVLINVIHGIKSVDIKYLEVAKVLEKSKKETLFKVVFPAALPAIFTGIKIGVSTAWMCVVAAELISSASGIGYKIMYSREILQPADMFVGVFSIGVVGILVDKGIKLVEAKTLKWNVNIKN